In Acholeplasma equirhinis, the sequence GTTAAAGAAATCATTTTAGATCAGACAATCCCAAATCCATATATTACAGGTGAAGTACTTTCATTTGATTTATATGGTGAAAATTTAGCAGAGTTATTTATTGAATTACGTTGTGATGATGGTGAAGTGCATCGCTTCCAAGTGATGCGTGATGCAAGATATCGTTATGGCAAGAAAAAAGAAATTCAAATTACACCTGAAGAATCTAGTTTCTCATCCAAATCTTTATGGGATCGTTTCTTAGTGATCTTCTGTGGACCATTAATGAACTTCTTACTCGCACTCATTATTTTATTTATTGTTGCTCTTGTTCAAGGAAAACCTTTAGAAAATAATATTGTTGATACATCATTTAATGATCAATTGTTACCTGGTGACCAAATTGTGGCTATTAATGGTGTAGAAACATCTAACATTCATGAAATTAGAGCAGAGTTAAATAAAGTCAACTCGAATAAAGTGTTGATGGAAATCTTTAGAGATGGTGCATTATTAGAAGACCCAGTAGAAGTGTATGTTGTTGTTATCATGCAAAACATCGGTATTGTGAATACAAGAGATGTTGCAACTAGAGATACTTTAATGATCGGTGGTATTGGTGGTAAAGCAAAAGCTGCAGGTCTTGAGCCTGGCGATGTCATTACACATATCAATGGTGTTTCTGTATCCAATTGGGATGAAGTGATTACACTTGCTAGAAATTATAATGCTGCAACGATTGAAATTACTGCAGATAGAGATGGACAAACAATTGAAGCATCATATGATGTATTAGATGATATGACATTAAATGCAATTGGTGAAACTAGAATTTCAATCACTATGGGGATTGATTTAGGCAGAGTATTTGATTTTGTTTATTTATTCACTTATCCAGTAACTCAATTTGCAGATTCAGTTTCACAAATGATTGCAACCCTTGGACTTTTATTTAATCCAAGTAGTTCAGTTGGTGTTGGTGATCTTGCAGGTCCTGTTGGTATTTTCTCACTTGTCTCTAATGCTGCAAGTGGTGGATTAATGAATTTACTTGTCTTTGTTGCATTCTTATCAGTTAATATTGGATTATTTAACT encodes:
- the rseP gene encoding RIP metalloprotease RseP; this encodes MEIMSLIWSILVFLIVLTAIITIHELGHYLLAKRAGILVHEFSIGMGPVLYQKKKGESFYSVRAIPLGGYVSMSGENGDHALIKEGQYVGLNLNEIGLVKEIILDQTIPNPYITGEVLSFDLYGENLAELFIELRCDDGEVHRFQVMRDARYRYGKKKEIQITPEESSFSSKSLWDRFLVIFCGPLMNFLLALIILFIVALVQGKPLENNIVDTSFNDQLLPGDQIVAINGVETSNIHEIRAELNKVNSNKVLMEIFRDGALLEDPVEVYVVVIMQNIGIVNTRDVATRDTLMIGGIGGKAKAAGLEPGDVITHINGVSVSNWDEVITLARNYNAATIEITADRDGQTIEASYDVLDDMTLNAIGETRISITMGIDLGRVFDFVYLFTYPVTQFADSVSQMIATLGLLFNPSSSVGVGDLAGPVGIFSLVSNAASGGLMNLLVFVAFLSVNIGLFNLLPIPALDGGRLIFLGYEAITRRKVPAKVELWVNNAFFFLLMGLFIYVTFNDVTRLIP